The DNA window ATAGATTACGAAATTCAGCCAAAGAAAATTTTGATTCTTTTATAAGGAAACTTGAGGATTATATAGATAATCAAGAAAATATTAACAAAAAGAATAAAATTAAAGAAGAATTATCATTAGATAAACCATATTTGGCTTTTAAAGTATGCTTTATTAAATCTTCACCAAAATTGATGAGCTTAGTAGGAGATTTAATCCCTACAGGTTTTTAATTTATACTAATCACTTTTAAATTAATTAGAGATTGCAAGGCAAAATTGTGAGCCATGCGATTGAGTGAATGGAAAATATGATTTTAAAAAAAGGAAGTTTGTTTAATATCAATGAAATAAAAAAATAAAAACGCACCATAATCAAGTAGTCGGCTAACAGCCAAATAACCGCTAGTACATAAGGGATTTTCTACCTTCTGGATTTTCATTAGAATAATTTGTATATGATTAATAATAAAAAAGAATTATATAAATAATTAAAACAGAATGAGCTAAGAAAATGTTTGGATTTATTGTATAAGGGAAATATATCTATTTTTCGATATATTTAGATGTTATGTGTCAGTGTAAAAAAGAAATTTAACATGGAGGACAATATTATGAATACATTACAAATAACACAGTTCATAGCAAATATAGCTGTGACTGTTACTTTTATTGCTATTTTTATTCAAAGTTTCATTGCATTACGTACATATAGAGATTCTATTAAACAGAAAAAACGAGACCGGACTCTAATTATTATTAACAAGTGGAATCAATTAGACTTTGCAGCCTTACGAAGATCAGTAATGTTATACTTTAATAAACTACAAGACAAGACAATTGAAGGCATTGGTTCAAAAGTAGAGACAGATTACGAAATTCGAGGGAAAGTCTGTTTTATTCTTAATGTATTAGAAGAAATTGCTGTTGGTATCAATAGAAATATAATTGATTTTGATATTACTTATGGATTCTTTCAACCCGTTGCAACATTTTATTTTGAGATGTTGCATCCATTTGTCAATTGGCAACAGAAAACATATCAAGATGACTCTGTGTTTATAGAAGTTGAAAGAATGTACCAATTATTTATTCAAAAGAACTCTGAAAAATACTCTATTCCACCAGGAAGATATTGGCGTGTATAATAAATAATTACACTACCGCATAACATGATGTATATTTAAAGCGGGAGATATTAGTATATTTGAAGTATGGGAAATTTAATTAACAATAATAGCAGAATTGAAAAGCATGGAACTTCGAAAAATCGCTCAAAACATACATCT is part of the Bacteroidales bacterium genome and encodes:
- a CDS encoding DUF4760 domain-containing protein; this encodes MEDNIMNTLQITQFIANIAVTVTFIAIFIQSFIALRTYRDSIKQKKRDRTLIIINKWNQLDFAALRRSVMLYFNKLQDKTIEGIGSKVETDYEIRGKVCFILNVLEEIAVGINRNIIDFDITYGFFQPVATFYFEMLHPFVNWQQKTYQDDSVFIEVERMYQLFIQKNSEKYSIPPGRYWRV